In one window of Mytilus trossulus isolate FHL-02 chromosome 7, PNRI_Mtr1.1.1.hap1, whole genome shotgun sequence DNA:
- the LOC134725634 gene encoding transmembrane channel-like protein 7 isoform X5: protein MWSSNGVTKNRVSPILNGHTRYDSDVKSAKSASGVQIDIEKNGHIPSSLSKKLTNLIRRRKYDKLHVDNAGHLMLDTSEGQGRRTLHISERRRQNKLFEKPVKPVKGCDAWKYHQKQNWRKFKISLKETGYKLELWRSWFKRIEGHQGTGVLSYFVFLKWMFFLNLYLFLIMFWFVVFPPIVFNAESTYTTDVTGTSVSGVSTTNTATCTSEYDTSLVYSTSGARVVQDFIQGTGWMEKTALFYGWYPAKEINITSSNEYLMPFAYFMAVLGVLFFSLVRMARFTIRSFKENLAQDNQNDKVDYCNKVFGGWDYALDDENTGHGKKSSIYNDIVANLDHQKYVLTRSEWTTGQKCKTYTIRVVINILILAILGGAGYLIYYVNKWATDYLATEASSGSVMILLVEFLPSLTITILNVLIPLLFEVLVKAEDYTAEFVIKITLVRTVFLKLASLTVLMISLYIQISCSTKTATCNVCSTIYCWETYVGQTLYKLVVLDFLVHIIVIFCYELPRKLCTTKCSCGVCAKIGPAEFDIAKSVLDLVYTQALCWIGFLYCPLLPALAMVSTFTQFYLKLFSALYTTVPPEKPYKASKSNNFFMIVLMITFFLCCFPVGYSMVKIEPSKGCGPFRIYSDMSVSVDTTISNFPDGLKTAIEILTSTSMIVSILTILCLTIYYLYVRGKAHNERAEVMKEQLVMEGKDKQFLLAKMHDITGEPRQKPKKHQPPPPPTVNTVNEAEDYNEDYLAKTKHFIQDDVPPPPAYEEKVTEEKQPTPPPPEVEDDWDEAPIILAVTSPQTQPTHNRPKSSSPEHFEMKKRKSKKSKVTPRVEKNEQPTNMPFDF from the exons atgtggTCGTCAAACGGTGTTACAAAGAATCGTGTTTCACCAATTCTAAATGGACATACCCGTTATGATAGTGATGTTAAATCGGCAAAATCTGCAAGTGGTGttcaaattgacattgaaaaaaatggacACATTCCGTCTTCTTTgtcaaaaaaattaacaaatcttATACGACGAAGAAAATACGACAAGTTACACGTTGATAATGCTGGACATTTAATGTTGGATACTTCAGAAGGGCAGGGAAGAAGGACACTTCATATTTCGGAAAGACGAAGACA aAACAAACTGTTTGAGAAGCCTGTAAAACCAGTCAAAGGGTGCGATGCATGGAAATATCACCAGAAACAG AACTggagaaaatttaaaataagtttgaagGAAACAGGTTATAAACTAGAACTATGGAGATCATGGTTCAAGAGAATAGAAG GTCATCAAGGAACTGGAGTGCTGTCATACTTTGTGTTTTTGAAATGGATGTTCTTTTTGAACCTTTACTTgtttttgataatgttttggTTTGTGGTGTTTCCGCCTATTGTATTCAACGCTGAAAGTACTTACACCACTGACGTAACAGGTACCAGTGTATCAGGGGTTTCTACCACTAATACCGCCACTTGTACATCAGAGTATGATACCAGCTTAGTTTATTCAACAAGTGGAGCTAGAGTTGTCCAGGATTTCATTCAAGGAAct GGATGGATGGAAAAGACAGCTCTCTTTTATGGATGGTACCCTGCAAAAGAGATCAATATTACATCTTCTAATGAATATTTAATGCCGTTTGCCTATTTTATGGCAGTACTTGGTGTTTTATTCTTCAGTCTTGTACGAATGGCAAGATT cACCATTAGAAGTTTTAAGGAAAACTTGGCGCAAGATAATCAAAATGATAAAGTAGACTATTGTAACAAGGTATTTGGAGGATGGGATTATGCTTTAGATGACGAGAATACCGGTCATGGCAAGAAAAGCAGTATTTACAATGATATTGTT GCTAACCTTGATCATCAGAAGTACGTGTTAACCAGATCAGAATGGACAACCGGTCAGAAATGTAAAACCTATACAATCAGGGTGGTGATAAACATATTGATTCTGGCTATTCTTGGTGGAGCAGGATACCTGATCTATTACGTCAACAAATGGGCAACTGAT TACCTTGCTACAGAAGCCTCAAGTGGGAGTGTAATGATCCTTCTTGTAGAATTTTTGCCATCACTGACAATTACTATTCTGAATGTATTAATACCATTGCTGTTCGAAGTACTGGTCAAAGCTGAGGATTACACAGCGGAATTTGTCATCAAAATTACATTAGTCAG AACTGTATTCCTTAAATTGGCATCACTTACAGTTTTGATGATTTCCTTGTATATCCAAATAAGCTGTTCAACGAAAACAGCAACCTGTAATGTTTGTTCAACAATTTAT TGTTGGGAAACGTATGTTGGccaaacattatataaattggTAGTTCTGGATTTCTTAGTGCACATAATTGTAATATTCTGCTATGAATTACCTCGCAA gcTGTGTACTACTAAATGTTCATGCGGTGTTTGTGCTAAGATTGGACCTGCTGAATTCGATATTGCCAAAAGTGTTCTTGACTTAGTGTATACACAAGCACTCTGTTG GATTGGATTCTTATATTGTCCACTGCTGCCTGCATTAGCTATGGTTTCAACTTTTACCCAGTTTTACCTCAAATTG tTTTCTGCTTTATATACAACAGTACCACCAGAAAAGCCATATAAGGCGTCAAAATCTAACAATTTCTTCATGATAGTGCTTATGATAACCTTTTTCTTATGCTGTTTCCCAGTAGGTTATTCTATGGTCAA AATCGAACCATCAAAAGGGTGTGGGCCTTTTAGGATCTACAGTGATATGAGTGTTTCTGTCGACACCACTATAAGCAACTTCCCAGATGGATTGAAGACAGCTATTGAAATTCTTACTTCTACTTCAATGATCGTCTCTATATTGACAATCCTATG TTTGACGATATATTACCTATATGTGAGAGGCAAAGCCCATAACGAAAGAGCAGAGGTGATGAAAGAACAACTTGTTATG GAAGGTAAAGATAAACAGTTTTTGTTGGCAAAGATGCATGATATAACTGGTGAACCAAGACAGAAACCTAAGAAACATCAGCCTCCACCTCCGCCAACAGTTAATACAGTCAATGAAGCAGAAGAT TATAATGAAGATTATTTAGCTAAG acaaaacattttatacaGGATGATGTACCCCCGCCGCCAGCTTATGAAGAAAAAGTTACTGAAGAGAAACAACCAACTCCTCCACCTCCTGAGGTAGAGGATGATTGGGATGAGGCCCCTATCATATTAGCAGTCACATCACCCCAAACACAACCAACGCATAATCGTCCTAAATCATCGTCTCCagaacattttgaaatgaaaaaaagaaaatctaaaaaatcaaaggtgACTCCTAGAGTTGAAAAGAATGAACAACCTACAAATATGCcttttgacttttaa